The DNA segment GGTCATTGTCAACTATGCCAACAGCGACTCGGCCGCCAACGAGGTCGTCCAAcagatcaagaagaacggCACCGATGCCTTCGCCGTCAAGGCCAACGTTGGTGAGGTCGACCAGATCGTCCGTCTCttcaaggaggccaaggagaagtgGGGCAAGCTCGATATCGTCTGCTCCAACAGCGGTGTCGTCTCCTTTGGTCATGTCAAGGATGTCACCCCTGAGGAGTTCGATCGtgtcttcaacatcaacacccgTGGCCAGTTCTTCGTCGCTCGCGAGGCCTACAAGAACCTCGAGGTCGGTGGCCGTGTCATCCTGATGGGCTCCATCACCGGTCAGGCCAAGGCTGTCCCCAGACACGCTGTCTACTCCGGCAGCAAGGGTACCATTGAGACCTTTGTCCGCTGCATGGCTATTGATTTCGGTGACAAGAAGATCACCGTCAACGCCGTCGCCCCCGGCGGTATCAAGACCGACATGTACCACCAGGTCTGCAGAGAGTACATCCCCAACGGCGACAAGCTCGACGATGAGGGTGTTGACGAGGTGAGCCTCCTTATGGATTTACTGCATATTATCACGATGCTAACTGCAACAGTACGCTGCCGGCTGGTCCCCTCTCCACCGTGTCGGTCTCCCGATCGATATCGCCCGCGTCGTCTGCTTCTTGGCGTCGCAGGACGGCGAGTGGGTTAACGGCAAGGTCATCGGCATCGATGGCGCCGCTTGCATGTAAAGTACGGACATATATTCGTTGGAACTAATGATGCGTTGCTTTCACaatggaggtgttggtggatAGATGGGAGGACAGGCTGGATTACCGGGTTATAGATATGGGGGCAGACAGAGCACATTTTGTTGTGGAGAGATAGCTGCAGTGCAAATATGTGAATCAACCTTGGATGGCTGTTTTTACTGGGATGTATCACAATCAGGAAGCTCCAATTCAGGCTTGTTTTCGTGCAtctgttgttgagggcgagACAACGACAAGCGTGGTCAAAGCCATGGAAGCCACGGGGGAGTCTAGTATCGCGTTAGATGTCTCGATTTGGCTCCGATGCTGACTGCATCGTGGATGAGGAATCTTGTGTGACCACATGAGGCAAGCCTGCCACATTGACCATCCAGACTCCGGGGTTATGAAGGCAGACCATACCATGGCTGTGTCTGACAAAAGTGTCTCGGCATGGCACCCATCACGAGAACTGTGAATGGCCAGGTTTCAGCCCTTCCAGCAAAGAGATGCCAATCCATACGTCAGAGACATGACCATCAAGAACAACGGGCATGAACACTATAAAAGTAAAAAGGTATAAAGACAGCGGAAAACATCGAGTGAGAAATGAGCCattcttttgctttcttgTCAGCAAAAAGGTTGAGAACTTGCCTACGACCCCCTGTCTCACTACCGCATAACTTTATGCAATTGCAAACCCGCGCACAGTTGGCATTCCTTCCCATTAGGGTAATAGCACACTAAAAAGCGCCACAAAAAAACTCTCCCCGGAAGTCGGAACGGaacggcgacgacgagcaAACGGCAGGAGCTCGGGTGATACCGTGAAAACTTCAACAACTGGCGAGCAAACCCAGAAAGCATCTTGGCCTCCTGCCAGACACCACTTTCAACATGATAACCAACGGATCCTCACACGCCAAGAAACCAGAGGCTATGCATGCCTCTGGTGTCCTTTCCGAATGGCAGAGA comes from the Podospora pseudocomata strain CBS 415.72m chromosome 5, whole genome shotgun sequence genome and includes:
- the THR1_2 gene encoding Trihydroxynaphthalene reductase (EggNog:ENOG503NWBV; COG:Q); protein product: MPGVTSNTSSKYNAIPGPLGLASASLEGKVALVTGAGRGIGKEMALELGRRGAKVIVNYANSDSAANEVVQQIKKNGTDAFAVKANVGEVDQIVRLFKEAKEKWGKLDIVCSNSGVVSFGHVKDVTPEEFDRVFNINTRGQFFVAREAYKNLEVGGRVILMGSITGQAKAVPRHAVYSGSKGTIETFVRCMAIDFGDKKITVNAVAPGGIKTDMYHQVCREYIPNGDKLDDEGVDEYAAGWSPLHRVGLPIDIARVVCFLASQDGEWVNGKVIGIDGAACM